The nucleotide sequence TATAAGATAGATTCCAACCAACAAGTAGTTACATCCAACGGTTATTTGTTGGAGCCTCCTCTTATCCTTCCTGAGGGAGCAATTTTAAATACTTTGATGATCTCCGAGCAGGGAGAAGTGACCGTAAAGATCGGTGCGGATATCCGTCCTACTGTGATCGGTCAAGTGGAATTGTATCGTTTTGTGAACCCTGCCGGTTTACAGGCGATCGGTAAAAATTTATTCCAAGAGACTGTCGCTTCCGGCCCGGAAATTCCTGGGACTCCAGGTATGGAAGGTTTCGGAAATGTTCTACAGGGATTTTTGGAAATGTCTAACGTGAAAATCGTGGAAGAGATGGTGAATATGATCGTTGCTCAAAGAGCTTACGAGTCCAACTCCAAAGCGATCCAAACTTCGGACAATATGTTATCTACCGCGATCGGGTTGAAACGTTAATTTATATGAGCTTACGCTTCTTTATCTTATTCTGTGTCTTAACCGGACTTTTTGCCTCCGGTTTAGGGAAGGTCGAAGGTATGGAAGCGGTTTATCTTCGGGGGAAACTTCTTACCTCAAAAAAAGAAGTCCTACTTTCCGAAATCGCTAAACTTCCTGACGGGATGAAAGATCGGGTTGTATTAAAAAATCTGAATGCGCCTGTAGTGATCCGTCCTGAAAATTTGAAGGATGTTTTGGCAGGCATACCTGTTTCCGGAAAAGAAACTCTAATTTTACCTTTGGATTCGGAATTGGATCCGGAGGATCTGGAAGAAAGTCTCAAAAAGGAAGTATCTAAACTTCCTCAAGACAAAGAGGGGGATTTTAAGATCTCCTATTTGAGCGGAGAAAGAACTGTTCCGAGCCAAGGTGTGGAATTGAAATGGGCGGGACTTCCACAAGTGATCCACCCTGGACAGATAGTCGCTTCTTTGGATTTTTATTTCGAAAATAGAAAAGTGCATGCCCAAAGGATCAAATTTAAATTGGAGAGAAGAACAAACGCACTCTTCGCCAAACAAGAGATCCGCAAGGGACAAAAACTCCAGGCAGACGATCTGGAAGAAAGAACCGTCTATATGGAAGAATCTTTTACCGATGGGATTTCCTCCAAAGATATAGGTT is from Leptospira sp. WS58.C1 and encodes:
- the flgG gene encoding flagellar basal-body rod protein FlgG, whose protein sequence is MMRSLWTAATGMTAQQFHIDTISNNLANVNTTGFKKNRADFEDLVYQHMVLAGTPATSVSEIPTGVNVGHGVRAAASQKLFEIGSFQATGNKLDLAITSEMGFFKIQMPDGSFAFTRDGSYKIDSNQQVVTSNGYLLEPPLILPEGAILNTLMISEQGEVTVKIGADIRPTVIGQVELYRFVNPAGLQAIGKNLFQETVASGPEIPGTPGMEGFGNVLQGFLEMSNVKIVEEMVNMIVAQRAYESNSKAIQTSDNMLSTAIGLKR
- the flgA gene encoding flagellar basal body P-ring formation chaperone FlgA produces the protein MSLRFFILFCVLTGLFASGLGKVEGMEAVYLRGKLLTSKKEVLLSEIAKLPDGMKDRVVLKNLNAPVVIRPENLKDVLAGIPVSGKETLILPLDSELDPEDLEESLKKEVSKLPQDKEGDFKISYLSGERTVPSQGVELKWAGLPQVIHPGQIVASLDFYFENRKVHAQRIKFKLERRTNALFAKQEIRKGQKLQADDLEERTVYMEESFTDGISSKDIGSTALKDLQIGELLRKKQFRFLFDVQRGGDVNLVYTKGNLVVKSKTKALSSGNIGEIVDVFSHSKEGKISARVVEKGIVLLEN